In the genome of Ziziphus jujuba cultivar Dongzao chromosome 10, ASM3175591v1, the window TGGTAAATAgaaaattgtgaaattaattattaaagatgTGGTTTGTTTTAATTGTTCAGCAGCCATAGAGAGAAAACGATTATATATGAATACTCTTTCTTAGTGGGAGATTCGGCGCAGACATGTGATTGGAATTGGCTATGATCACCACTACTCATTCATCTGGAAAGTATGAATTTAATTTGAGTTTCCCAGCTGCTTTTTTTACACCTAAAAGCGGGTATTTTTGAAGTTACGCATAATCAAAATGAGAAGTTTTCTTAATGACCGaatagataatttattaaaagttaatttaaacattaattagttaattaactaataatttgtACTAAAAGCTTCACACGTTACATGTTTGTACAGAAAATAAAACAGTCCCTGCAGTGTTCCTATTTACCGCTAAATTGTTCATCGACAAAGTCACATATCctttatatatgattaaaatatgGCGAATAATTAGACTAAAAATAATCAACTAGAGCTAGCAGCATAgaccatatgtatatatatgtatatgcatattgTAGAGGAAAACAAAACCACcacctttcttttttattttttttcctagcaATATTTATGAGAGAAATCAGAGACATGTCGAACCAAAGttgtttatcatttattttttcattacggattatttaattatggtaCAACTACTTATCTACAATCATTATTTAATTCGTAATGCCAGTGAactttatatatttgaatttttgaaaaagtcaaaaataaaaaaatcaccatACTACTTATTTGACATCAAAGAAttctattttaaatttctaaaaaagaaCGAACAGCTGGtactaatttttattgtttcaaGAATACGTTGcagataattttgaaaatgacaTTGTAATCACCAATCAAATTtactaaaaaatgataaaaagctttttgacaaaatatgacgttttacatgtatatatataaagaactgCAGATTTTGGAAAATGTTTTTCAAACACATCATGCAATTTAAGGGTTTTAATGgtactttctttaaaaaattgtgatttttttttccctaacaaTGTTTCATGAGAACGATGAAAAGATATGATATGACATTTCATAACTGTTGTGAAATGAATTCAACAATTTGATAATGGAACAGTAAAAAtgaatagttaaaaataatctTGGTTTTACTATGGTAACTTCATTAAagcaacaatttaaaaaaacaaatatgaaatCATTCTAAAGCACATTTTAAacatcaaaattgatttttttttttttcaaatttcattgtcATGATTTAATGTACATACTTAATTACCTATTTCAAAATTCTATAGTTCTGTTTGGCGTCATGTTTCGTGTCcctaaaatatattaatcattgtGTTATCAAATGATTTCAACATGAACAACTCaatatgaaaaataagttaGTACAACCCCAATAATTAAATTACGAAGTCGGTGgtttcaatataatatatatatatatatatatatatatatttgttcgtTAGAAAGGAAGGTGTATTCCAAAATTATAATGGACAATGTATCTGTCACAactcaataaataattaaaaactaaaactataattaaaatactaacAAGATTTGTATTTGCCACAccattgtttcttttattattatatggataatattttttttaaaaaaataaaactataaatattatattttatttggaagaaaaagaatttaagCATTATCATAATCTTTGAGCAAAGCcgtatcttttgtttttttgtgggtAAAAGGCAATGCCGTATCTGACTTGAACATATTAAACAATGAAAAGTTCTAAGTCATTGTATTGTTACTAACCATTTAATCAAGAAAGTATTTATATATCCTGTCGTCCTTCTGATAAGGACAGGTGGAGTGGTGGCTTAAAATATCACTACCTCCAAACAGTACACTCTTACCCATGATGCAACAAtgaaatattcatttttaattttattttttttaagaaacaaattaaagattctcaactctgaaaaaaaaaaaaaaactatttattacATGTAGTATATGCTCacctattaatataataaataattattaaagacGGGTGCGTTTGGCACGTGAAACGAAATTGTTCAGCTTCACTATACATACATATGGGTTAATTGCCCTTTAATTTCATGTACTTAGACTAAATTGAACATTAAACCCTTGAATTTACAACATTATACATTCAatcttcaatttataatttattttatattaatttaatttctaaattaattaataaaacattttaaaaataaaaaaaattgattaattttgtcaatttataaataatataaaaataattgattaaaagaaaattagtatattttttaaacttttaaacttTAGTATGGGAATCAATTTAATAGGTGGATTAatgtaaaacaaattataaattaagaatttgattagaaatattttaaatttgagaatTTATTATGCCATTTCACCCAACACAATACTAAGATAGTGCAAATGATGaaatctaataaataaataattacttaAGAAGCTTTGAAATTGCTAGTGTTCAAACTGCGGGCAATGATTCgacgttttatttatttatttatttatttagaatctTCAATCGGACTGAACTGTTTACATTACAGtgaagaaaatatgcattagatacttttttttttcttgtaaaaaaatgcattatatattatatatacagtaACAATTTATAGGTTATATCTAGCTCATTTTTATTACTAACTATCTACGAGTaacattgaaaaattatataatacatatgtatatttgtatatgtcATACTGTATAAATACATGTAAAACTACATAGAGAAAGGATTTTTGGACTTTTAAGACTTGGGCCAATGACTTCTATAGTGAGGACAGTGCTTGGACATGGGTCTAAGCCCAAAAACTCGAAaagcgattttttttttttttttttttaaatctttaaactCAATAAGCTTCAATCTAagtcctttttgtttttgtgttttcttggaTTTATTAATTTAAGCTTTTTATATACAAGATGTTTGGAAGTGATtctaaaatgattaaatatgtgTATGACTTTTTTATCATGATTATCGTATAtttcaaataaacaaaaaggaaataCTAATTCAACCTATTAATTCAACCTATGATTTCATTGATGTAAATGTGAAGGGCAATATGAATAATCTCACTCATAATGTTTGATAAAAAGCTAGAAGGTAATTTTGTTGACTAATTTGTGTTAAGACCAGCCCAACTAAATTTTTGGATCAAACTTTCGAAGCCCATTTTATTGTGGCATAAAAATCAACCGAGCCCAGAATAGAAATATCATATAACCACTCAAACGTCCCCCAACGTCCCACTAGGGTTTTTGAATCGGAGAGAGGGGTTTTTGTCAATGGGCACTCCAAAGACTACGAAGAAGAGCAAGAAGAAGCAAAACCCAGAAAGCAAATTCCATTTTGACCTCAATCTTTGCTCCAAGAACAATGATTTAAGGCTCGCCATTTCTCTATACGAAGCTGCACTTTCGAACAATACCCGTTTCAATCACCACCATTTCAATGCCCTCCTTTATCTCTGCTCCAATTCGGTCACTGACCCATCACTGAAAGATTTAGCTTTGGAATATGGGTTGCGTATATTCGATCACATGTCGTTGATCGGGATCGTCCCCAATGAGGCCACGATCACAGCCGTTGCTCGGTTGGCTGCAGCCAAAGGCGACGGTGATTATGCCTTTGAGTTGGTCAAGAACATTAGAAAGTACAATGCTTTGCCGAGGTTGCGGACTTATGACCCGGCACTGTATTGCTTTTGCGAGAAATTGGAGGCAGAGAAGGCGTATGAGGTGGAGGAGCATATGGGTTCGGTGGGAGTGAGTTTAGAGGAGCCAGAGATTGCTGCGTTGCTGAAGGTGAGCTCAGAGACTGGCATGGAAGATAGAGTTTATGGGTATTTGCATAAGTTgaggaatttaatgaggagTGTCAGTGAATCCACTGCCAAGGTTATTGAAGATTGGTTCTGTGGGGGCAAGGCTTCGAAGGTTGGTGAGGTGAATTGGGAAGTCAATAGAATCAAAGAGGCGGTTTTGAGGAATGGAGGAGGGTGGCATGGACAGGGTTGGATCGGGGAAGGGGATTGGGTTTTGTGTAGAACAAATGTTGATTCCAATGGAGAGTGTCAATCTTGTAATGAGAAGTTAGTTTGTGTTGACATTGATCATGCCGAAACTGACAGGTTTGCGCAGTCTGTGGCTTCATTGGCAATGGAAAGGGAGGTCAAGTCGAACTTTAGTGAGTTTCAGGTATGCGCGTGTAGTGACATATATTATGTCATGTCGTAATatgtttttgttgttggaaaATGTTTTCTTTTCCCTTGGAATAAGTTAATTGCAAATCTTAGTGTATTTATGTTgttgaaaaatatttctttatctTGGAATAAGTTAATTGCATGAGCAGAATTTGAATTTGTAGTGAACAATTTGATAAAGTCGTTAAATTTGATGTTTACTCGTCCTTGGGGGCTGATTATAGTTCCTCAGGATGATAATGTTAGAATTTTCTGGTGTCAAGATGCTGGCCTATGCATTTGTTTGTTGTTCTAGTGCTCAAGTAAGTTATTACATATTTATTGGACAAAACAGCTTCAGGAAGATTATTTTCAAAGTTTAGGAAAGCGGATGGAGGGGTCTTCTCTCATTCCCCTGCTTCCACCACAGATGGATTCTGCCTTGATATTTGGCAGGATAATAATCAACCTTTGGAGGTTTATTTGCTCCAGCATTTTTTCATGTGGAGAGGACTGGTCGGAGGTTGCATGGGTGTTATATGTTAGTACAGCTAGTGTTTGAAAATCCTAATTTCTTTTCATGCATGTCCTGTATGTGGTGGATATGGAGCTAATAGGAAGGATTTATGTGTTGATTCCTTATTTCGTTTTGAAAGTAGTAGGTCATTGTGTCTAATGCATGTTCTTCAAAGGTGGAGGTCATTATGTCTAAGGCATGTTCTTCAAAGGTGGTTTGTTTTGGGTTGAAGGGAGTTAGGAGGCATTTCTCAGGCAATAATCAATTAGGACACCGGAATTATCAAAATCTAAGATTGTGTCTGCTGGTTTTTGGTGTAACTTTTTGCCCCTgagaatttttttatgtttatgagATGCTTGTAAGTAAAGATTATTtagttgtttattatgttattgcTCTCCTGCTCTTTATATAATGCACATCTAATTGTTACTCTTTATGTCTTTTGAAGGATTGGTTGGAGAAGAATGCTGATTACAATGCTATAGTTGATGGAGCAAATGTTGGGCTTTACCAGCAGAATTTTTCAGATGGTAGTTTTAGTGTTTCTCAGGTTGTAGTTCTCTTGATAGTTTGTTTTTGCTTtgttatgttgtttctttcttttattcttaaaaattacTTATTGTGATTTAAGTAACTTAATATTTGTATGCATGACTCACTATCCTCGTGTTTTAAATAGTGCAGGTTGATGCTGTTATAAATGAATTGTATAATAGAAGTGGAAAGAAATGGCCTCTTGTTGTCTTACACAATAAACGTTTTCGTGCAATTGTGGAAAACCCTTCTCACAGAAAATTGGTTGAAGAATGGATGAATAAAGGTATTCTTTACACAACACCAACTGGTTCCAATGATGATTGGTATGATCCCTTAATCCATACTTTGCATATTTACCATTCTCTACATTTGTCCATACAAGATTGCAAAAAACTTTGTATACCCGTTTAAATCTTCACCATGTTGATGGATATGTTGGCTTTAATGATATATAACATTTGTAAGTTGTCCTaagcttctttctttctttttttttttttttggggaatggCATATTCATGATGCCTTTTTCATGATTCAGGTATTGGCTATACGCCACCGTAAGTCTCAAGTGCTTGCTTGTGACAAATGATGAGATGCGAGATCATATTTTTGAACTCTTAGGAAGCAGCTTCTTTCTCAAGTGGAAAGAGAGACATCAAGTATGATTTGAAACTGCAGCCGgacaaactattattattattattattattttttggttctcACCTAATTGACATGCTTTTGATAATGTTTTCTAGTATTTCTGTCAAGCAAAAGTATCCATTAAGAATTCATTTGATAGTGCATGATCCTAAACTCTCTAGCATAGTGTATTGTCTTGTTTGTGATGGCAATGCCTTATGCCATCTATTTTTGTCATTTCATAGTTTCAAGAATTGTTGTGTTCCTGGTGCTTTGTTCCCTTATATATCATTGAATGTTTCATgaattgaaaatgtttttaataatagAATCTCTTCTGCTTCCTCTTATGTAGGTTAGATATACTTTTGTCAAAGGCAATCTAAAACTCCATATGCCGCCTCCTTATTCTTCAGTCATCCAGGTACTAGCTGCAGTTACTCATTATGGTTTGTTCCAATGGCATTATCTCCTTTTAATTATCACGTTTCTATTTACTTATCCAACcagatttatttatatacaatcagatttatatatatatatatatatctatgatgTTCATTACATATATACAGTTGTCCATCGGAATTCAATTTTAAGAACCGTTTTAGATGCTTTGATAGGTGTAATTTCTGTGGGGCACCTGTAATGAATGTATAGAAATGGCAGCAAGAATCTAAATGAAACTgttattatatctatttttcaaTACATTCAAAGCACTGAGCTTCATGCTTAGATTGCTGTCACAAATGCTTATGTAAATTGTACAACCAGATGCTATATAATTTCCTgatcaaaaaatggaaataacTTGCTAAAACATTTGACATTTGAAAAACCAGAAATTTGGCTCACGGGGAACTTGAAAATCATTAGATAGGGATAAATTTGTTTTACAACCTGAATATTAATTCTGAAGGAAAATTTTTGTAACAAGTGTTAGAAGTTGGACTGTATTTAATAGCATATAGTGTAGTTTATTTTTCAACTGAGCATGCCATCAAACGAATGTACGAAGTTAGGCTGTTAACTTCAAAAAGTACCCAACAAAAATGTTAGAGATGAAGATTTCCATGGTTAGTTAGGTGCTGGTACCAACTTAAGTCGAGGGAAGAAGAGTGAATGGTTTAGTAATATACATGTACGGACTATGAAAGCAGCAGTGTGAAAGAATTGTTTGATTCAGATGGTTCGGTCATTTAATTGAAGAATATGAAGCTATTGGTATTTATTGTGATGGCCATCAAGAAAGTGTTCTCATTTTGTTCATTCTAATGGAGTTTAGGAATCAGAAAAAGGAACATGGCATATTCCTATAGCAAGGGACAGCAGCAGTGAGCAGTCTGCAATAAGCTGGCTTTGCATCAATCGGCCGAGTGTTTCTAAAGCTCATGATGAAGTTGTGAAGACTGCAGTAACTTCCCAAAATAGTGATGGTCTCTGCTGCAATATTAAACTGCTGGACTCGGGCAAGAGTGTTGATGGTAGCAATATTTTATACGGCAACCAGGATTTATCTCAGATCTGTGACAATAACACTACAGCCACAACAggcaaaagaaaagagaggtctCCTTCCCCTTAACAGCTGTATCTTTCTACCAAATGATGTCTGCAGAAGGCCTTTATGGTGTTCTTCAAGCATGGAGATGGTCTTCGCCAAGTAATATGGGTGCATTTGATTGGCATCGCTgtattcaaaaaccaaaaacaaaacgtTACCTGACTGGTGAGCTATTAACGCGCCCAAGTTTTTATGTTTGTGTCCTCATCTGTTTTGTATGTTAGTTATGCATTTAGGATGTAT includes:
- the LOC107410508 gene encoding proteinaceous RNase P 2, whose product is MGTPKTTKKSKKKQNPESKFHFDLNLCSKNNDLRLAISLYEAALSNNTRFNHHHFNALLYLCSNSVTDPSLKDLALEYGLRIFDHMSLIGIVPNEATITAVARLAAAKGDGDYAFELVKNIRKYNALPRLRTYDPALYCFCEKLEAEKAYEVEEHMGSVGVSLEEPEIAALLKVSSETGMEDRVYGYLHKLRNLMRSVSESTAKVIEDWFCGGKASKVGEVNWEVNRIKEAVLRNGGGWHGQGWIGEGDWVLCRTNVDSNGECQSCNEKLVCVDIDHAETDRFAQSVASLAMEREVKSNFSEFQDWLEKNADYNAIVDGANVGLYQQNFSDGSFSVSQVDAVINELYNRSGKKWPLVVLHNKRFRAIVENPSHRKLVEEWMNKGILYTTPTGSNDDWYWLYATVSLKCLLVTNDEMRDHIFELLGSSFFLKWKERHQVRYTFVKGNLKLHMPPPYSSVIQESEKGTWHIPIARDSSSEQSAISWLCINRPSVSKAHDEVVKTAVTSQNSDGLCCNIKLLDSGKSVDGSNILYGNQDLSQICDNNTTATTGKRKERSPSP